CGCTCGGGTAGTGGACTACCTCGAGCGCACGCCTAGGGGCTGGCACGCGAGCCGCCTCGCAGGTGAGGTCGAGATTGCTTGCCTCACCATGCAGCTTGGGGTCGAGGCGCTGTTTGAGGGTCTCGAAGGGGTGAACACGCGCGAGTCTTGAGGGGCAACACCTGATGCGCTGTGTCTACCGAGACTCACGAGCCACCCCTGTCCAACCGTCCGTTCATTCCCGAACATTGCGAGCGAAGCGAAGCAATCTCTTGTGAGGAGAGAGGCGCGAGATTGCCGCGTTGCTTCGCACGACCTCGTACCCGCTCCGCTCCTCGCAATGACCCGTCAAAAGAAGGCTGACAGACTCCTAGGCTTGGGGCGTAGTAGTTCATAACCTGCTCGTTTCCGCCTCTTTAGGCGGCAGAGCAGAGCGGACTCAGAAGCCGTCAGAATGAGAACAGTATAGTAGGGGGATGAAGACCGCCCTGATTACCGGCGCCTCGAGCGGCATCGGCGCGGCCACCGCTCGCCTGCTGGCTGGGCGCGGCTACGGAGTCGCCCTCCGGGCCCGGCGCGAGGAGAGCCTTGCGCTCGAGGCCGAGATCGAGACACGGCGCGGTCGCGCGGTCGTGGTCGCGGGCGACGTGATCGTGCCGGAGGATACGGCGCGGGCGGTGGCAGTGACCGTCGCTTGCTTTGGGCGGCTCGACGCGCTCGTCAACAACGCCGGCTTCGGGCTCTACAAGCCGCTCCTGGAGACCGCTCCCGACGAGGCCGCCCTGCGCGGCCTCGAGCGGCCGCGCCGCAACCTCCCTGTGCCCCGCCTTCGCGGCGGCCCGACCGTCTTTGTGGCCGCGCTCGCGCCCGACACCCCGCGCAAGCTGGTGGTGGCTACGGGCAGCAGCCCACGCCCATAGGCTCGAGGGGTGCAGCGTTCCAAGCGGAAGCCCTCGAAGCTTCCACCCGTCTCCGGCAAGCGGCTTGCGTCGTCTCCCCAAGCCGGGCGCGCCGGGCGGGCCCAACCCTTCGAAGCCCAACCCTTCGAGGCGCAGGTCCTGGACGGTCTCAAGCCCTTCGCCGAGCGCGAGCTGGCGCGGCTGCGCAACCTGAGTCTGGGCGCGAGCGCCGACCCTGAGGCCGTGCCCTTTCGCTACGCCGGTCCCTGGGCGCGGCTGGCCGAGTTGCGCACGGTCGTCGCCGTCTACCTCGTCGAACGCTTCGACGTGCCGAGGCCCAAGGCGCTGCTCGGCCACCAGCACCTGCGGCGCCTCTTGGGGCGCATCCTCGAGTTGCGAGCGGCGGCGCCGTTTGGCAGCTTTCGTCTGAGCGCAGCGGGGCGTGATACAGAGGTCTACTCGAGGCTCACCGCCGCGCTAGGGGAGGGCAGCGGCCTGGCGCATGACGCCGACGAGGGCGACCTGCTCTTGCGCGTTCGTCCTACCATGTCTTCTGGTGGTGGGTCCGGTAACGGCTGGGAGGTGCTCTTGCGCCTCACGCCGCGCCCGCTCTCGGCGCGACGTGAGCGCGTCTGCAACCTGGAGGGTGGGCTCAACGCCACGGTGGCCGCGGCCATGCTGGCCTGTGCTCCGGCCCGGCCGGGCGACCGCGTGCTCAACCTGATGTGCGGCTCGGGCACCCTGCTTATCGAGCGCCACGCCCAGACCCCGGCGGCGCGGCTCGTCGGCGTCGATCTGAACCCAAAAGCTCTCGACTGCGCCAGAGAAAACTTGGCGGCGGCCGGCGCGAGCGCCGAACTCCTCAAAGGCGACGCCACCGCGCTTCCTTTCGCCCCAGGGAGCTTCGACCTCGTCCTGACCGACCCGCCCTGGGGCGACCAGGTCGGCAGCCATGAGGCCAATACCGAACTCTATCCCGCGCTCCTTGCGGAGGCGGCCCGGGTGGCGGCGCCGGGGGCGACGTTCGTGCTGCTCAGCCACGAGATCAGGCTGTTGGAGCGGGTCTTGACCGGGCAAAGGGCCTGGCACCTCGAGGCCAGCCACCGCGTCTACCACGGCGGCCACTACCCGCGTCTCTACGTCCTCCGGCGTGGGTAGGGAGTTTGGCTCTCGGCGAACTAAACCTGCTCACGCTCGAGTTCGTCAGGTAACGATACCCTCTGGCGACAAGCTAAGGGCTCGAAAGGTGGGCTCGAGACTTCCAATCCAAGTTCCTGAGTTCTAGAAGTTTTTTTGAGCAGCAGGGCCTCGAGGCAAGATCTTCGACTCTCTTTCTCGTCCAGGACAGCGAGGACGGGCTCGAGGCGTTTTTCTTACGTGGCTGGAGCTCGAGGGGAGCATAGGCCATGAGGCGCCCATGCTATCACGCCCGCCCGAGGCGAGCGTCAGTTCAGCGGCGGCCCAAAGCGCGCCTCCAAACGCGCCAGGACCCGCGCCATGAAGCGGTTGCCCGTTTGGGACTCGAGCCCCCTTCGGGTGACGCTCGAGTAGACGATGGAGGCCCGGCCTCCCTGCTCGGGCCGGATCACTGCGGTGACGAAGACATCGGGCTGCACCGCGCCGAGGGGCAGCGTGGCGCGCAAGCCGAAGGTCGTCCCGACC
The Deinococcota bacterium genome window above contains:
- a CDS encoding methyltransferase domain-containing protein; amino-acid sequence: MQRSKRKPSKLPPVSGKRLASSPQAGRAGRAQPFEAQPFEAQVLDGLKPFAERELARLRNLSLGASADPEAVPFRYAGPWARLAELRTVVAVYLVERFDVPRPKALLGHQHLRRLLGRILELRAAAPFGSFRLSAAGRDTEVYSRLTAALGEGSGLAHDADEGDLLLRVRPTMSSGGGSGNGWEVLLRLTPRPLSARRERVCNLEGGLNATVAAAMLACAPARPGDRVLNLMCGSGTLLIERHAQTPAARLVGVDLNPKALDCARENLAAAGASAELLKGDATALPFAPGSFDLVLTDPPWGDQVGSHEANTELYPALLAEAARVAAPGATFVLLSHEIRLLERVLTGQRAWHLEASHRVYHGGHYPRLYVLRRG